One genomic segment of Microbacterium sp. ProA8 includes these proteins:
- a CDS encoding DUF1254 domain-containing protein, which translates to MSTLVNADTFVRAETHRMMHDLQSNVGGVNRFLHNREPAAIDRQTVIRLNRDTLYSFAVVDISAGATLTIPEHGERYLSAMVVNEHHYIDAVFHDAGEHELSLERFGTPHVVVAVRTLADPNDPSDLAEVRAIQDGIGLEARSSRPFEMPDYDTETFDETRNALLALARNLTGFDRMFGARDEVDPVRHLIGTAAGWGGLPSAEASYIGVDPRLPIGRYELTVGDVPADGFWSISVYNAAGFFEPNERGAYTINNITGVRNDDGTITVRFGDYPADVPNALPITEGWNYLVRLYRPRPEILDGQWTFPTLSS; encoded by the coding sequence ATGAGCACCCTCGTCAACGCAGACACGTTCGTTCGTGCGGAAACGCATCGGATGATGCACGACCTTCAGTCCAATGTCGGAGGCGTCAACCGCTTCCTGCACAACCGGGAGCCCGCTGCGATCGACAGGCAGACCGTCATCCGCCTGAACCGTGACACGCTCTACAGCTTCGCGGTCGTGGACATCAGCGCCGGGGCGACGCTCACGATTCCCGAGCACGGCGAGCGATACCTCTCGGCCATGGTGGTCAACGAGCACCACTACATCGATGCGGTCTTCCATGACGCCGGAGAGCACGAGCTTTCGCTCGAGCGGTTCGGAACCCCACACGTGGTGGTCGCCGTCCGAACCCTCGCCGACCCCAACGACCCCTCGGACCTCGCCGAGGTGCGCGCGATCCAGGACGGGATCGGCTTGGAAGCCCGCTCCAGCCGGCCGTTCGAGATGCCGGACTACGACACCGAGACCTTCGATGAGACGCGCAACGCCCTGCTGGCGCTCGCCCGCAACCTCACCGGCTTCGACCGGATGTTCGGCGCCCGCGACGAGGTGGATCCCGTGCGGCATCTCATCGGCACGGCCGCCGGATGGGGAGGCCTGCCTTCCGCGGAGGCGAGCTACATCGGTGTCGACCCGCGGCTGCCGATCGGGCGGTACGAGCTGACGGTAGGGGATGTCCCGGCCGACGGGTTCTGGTCGATTTCGGTCTACAACGCCGCCGGCTTCTTCGAGCCGAATGAGCGCGGCGCGTACACGATCAACAACATCACCGGCGTGCGCAACGACGACGGCACCATCACCGTGCGCTTCGGCGACTACCCGGCCGACGTTCCCAACGCCCTCCCGATCACGGAGGGCTGGAACTACCTCGTGCGGCTCTACCGGCCGCGCCCCGAGATCCTCGACGGGCAGTGGACCTTCCCCACGCTGAGCAGCTGA
- a CDS encoding DedA family protein gives MDLLGLLTTLVTDLAASPWVYLIVLAVCVIDGFFPPIPSETVVVGAATVSVVTGQPNLLLLIGVAAAGAIIGDNIAYQLGRVLGTDRFRWMRTSRVTSAVEWARRGLDRRGALLIFTARYIPVGRIAVNMTAGATGYPLRRFLPLSIAAGITWAAYSAVFGIVAGQWLHDQPLLAIVLAIVIAAAIGAVVDAVIRRLVNREARPVGAVLPDSESPQVTSAARPGAV, from the coding sequence ATGGACCTCCTCGGACTGCTGACGACCCTCGTGACCGACCTCGCGGCATCGCCGTGGGTGTATCTGATCGTGCTCGCCGTGTGCGTGATCGACGGGTTCTTCCCGCCGATCCCGAGCGAGACGGTCGTGGTCGGCGCCGCCACGGTGTCGGTGGTCACGGGCCAGCCGAACCTGCTGCTGCTCATCGGCGTGGCTGCCGCAGGCGCCATCATCGGCGACAACATCGCGTATCAGCTCGGCCGGGTACTGGGCACGGACCGCTTCCGGTGGATGCGCACGAGCCGCGTCACCAGCGCGGTCGAGTGGGCCCGCCGCGGGCTGGACCGCCGCGGTGCGCTCCTCATCTTCACCGCGCGCTACATCCCGGTCGGCCGGATCGCGGTGAACATGACCGCCGGCGCGACGGGCTACCCGCTTCGCCGGTTCCTGCCTCTGTCGATCGCCGCCGGCATCACCTGGGCGGCATACTCGGCGGTCTTCGGGATCGTCGCCGGGCAGTGGCTGCACGACCAGCCGCTGCTGGCCATCGTGCTCGCGATCGTGATCGCCGCGGCGATAGGAGCGGTGGTGGATGCCGTCATCCGCCGCCTCGTCAACCGTGAGGCGCGTCCGGTCGGCGCGGTACTGCCCGACAGCGAAAGCCCGCAGGTCACCTCGGCGGCGCGTCCCGGCGCGGTGTGA
- a CDS encoding histidine kinase, translated as MWLRRPSLVEAVVGVLCGIPVGAFFLPTTFWALPIAVATAALITVLPQRPLTAGVVLSMFFLLLDLTGLTSDGGPYLAPFLIGVYYLGRYAPLWRGVLVALTFPIASMEAWNQSTVAFALVFTGSVFAYGRVVHSRAESAHRAQASAAELQATDATAVAARIVADERARLGGQSLGLLRAAVEGMRSDAVAARIELDPALIESVSRRGRQAVTELRWLLGILRSEPNLEHSSEPPDARIRTIDIVLAAVLILGGVLERAFAVWQPPSPLSWALAIVLPACVLVRRRFVTIACIVATAGVVSGLLAGVLPGLSSLLCIVLLAWSVGTAGLPLLWLIFAALAAASAGWFDLHEPGNGLFCLAVIALPAFAGLEWSAQDRAARAASAEADRLRADLEARVEATRREERLRIARELHDVASHSVGVMVMQASAASALRERDPAAARDALKTVGDTAEHTIKELEVMFDLLDSGAIGAPGLARATREPLQRLVDRMRKTGLEISLQQTPVPPNLDDVVYRIVQESLTNIVRHSNGRNVRIGVEWSGDEVRVGVRDDGVRRADPPSRSSETTGFGLIGLDERVGGVGGTFRAGWTDEGFLVEAVLSADAVARL; from the coding sequence ATGTGGCTGCGGCGCCCGTCCCTCGTGGAAGCCGTCGTCGGCGTGCTGTGCGGCATCCCGGTCGGGGCGTTCTTCCTGCCGACCACGTTCTGGGCGTTGCCCATCGCGGTAGCGACGGCGGCGCTGATCACGGTGCTGCCTCAGCGGCCGCTGACAGCCGGCGTCGTGCTCTCGATGTTCTTCCTGCTCCTCGATCTGACCGGCCTGACCTCCGATGGCGGTCCCTACCTCGCACCGTTTCTCATCGGGGTCTACTACCTCGGGCGTTACGCTCCACTCTGGCGTGGTGTGCTCGTCGCCCTCACATTTCCGATCGCCTCGATGGAGGCGTGGAATCAGAGCACGGTGGCTTTCGCGCTCGTCTTCACGGGATCCGTCTTCGCATACGGCCGGGTGGTGCACTCCCGCGCCGAGAGTGCGCATCGCGCGCAGGCGTCTGCCGCAGAGCTGCAGGCCACGGATGCGACGGCCGTGGCTGCGCGGATCGTCGCTGACGAGCGCGCCCGGCTCGGCGGACAGTCGCTCGGACTGCTCCGGGCCGCAGTGGAAGGCATGAGGTCGGATGCTGTCGCCGCGCGCATCGAGCTGGACCCGGCGCTTATCGAGTCGGTGAGCAGGCGGGGCAGGCAGGCCGTCACCGAGTTGCGCTGGCTGCTGGGCATCTTGCGGTCGGAGCCGAACCTCGAGCACTCAAGCGAGCCGCCCGACGCCCGTATTCGCACCATCGACATCGTGCTCGCGGCGGTGCTGATCCTCGGAGGAGTCCTGGAACGGGCGTTTGCGGTGTGGCAACCGCCGAGTCCCCTCTCATGGGCCCTTGCCATCGTGCTGCCGGCCTGCGTGCTCGTCAGGCGTCGCTTCGTCACCATCGCGTGCATCGTGGCGACGGCTGGCGTCGTCTCGGGCCTGCTGGCCGGGGTGCTGCCGGGCCTCTCGAGTCTGCTCTGCATCGTGCTGCTGGCCTGGTCGGTCGGGACGGCGGGGCTGCCCTTGCTCTGGCTGATCTTCGCGGCGCTCGCCGCCGCGTCAGCCGGATGGTTCGACCTCCACGAACCGGGCAACGGCCTCTTCTGCCTCGCGGTGATCGCGCTGCCGGCGTTCGCGGGGCTCGAGTGGTCGGCGCAGGACCGGGCCGCCCGGGCCGCGTCTGCTGAAGCCGACCGGCTCCGCGCGGATCTGGAGGCGCGGGTCGAAGCAACCCGCCGCGAGGAGCGCCTCCGGATCGCTCGCGAACTGCACGATGTCGCGAGCCATTCGGTCGGCGTCATGGTGATGCAGGCTTCGGCCGCGTCCGCGCTGCGCGAGCGCGATCCGGCGGCCGCGAGGGATGCCCTGAAGACCGTGGGCGATACCGCTGAGCACACCATCAAAGAACTCGAGGTGATGTTCGATCTCCTCGACTCCGGCGCGATCGGCGCCCCTGGTCTGGCCAGAGCCACTCGTGAGCCGCTGCAAAGACTGGTGGACCGGATGCGCAAGACAGGACTGGAGATCTCGCTCCAGCAGACGCCGGTGCCCCCGAACCTCGACGACGTCGTCTATCGGATCGTGCAGGAGAGTCTCACGAACATCGTGCGGCATTCCAACGGACGCAACGTGCGGATCGGCGTGGAGTGGTCGGGCGACGAGGTGCGTGTGGGCGTCAGGGATGACGGCGTACGTCGCGCAGATCCGCCCTCTCGGAGTTCCGAGACCACGGGCTTCGGGCTCATCGGGCTCGACGAGCGTGTGGGAGGCGTGGGCGGAACTTTCCGAGCCGGGTGGACAGATGAGGGGTTCCTCGTCGAAGCGGTGCTCTCGGCCGACGCTGTCGCGAGGCTCTGA
- a CDS encoding response regulator transcription factor, whose product MIRVLIADDEAMMRAGVRSILESDPEIEVVFEAANGREAIDGTQRHRPDVAVLDIRMPVLDGLSAATEIVATVPGTRIVMLTTFGEDDYIERALGGGALGFLLKAADPRELIAGVRAVSEGGAYLSPDIARRVIAPYREGDRARTVEARDAAAALTDREREVLALLGAGASNAEIGMRLHLVEGTVKGYVSAILAKLGVRNRVEAAVLAYRAGIVAAE is encoded by the coding sequence GTGATCCGGGTGCTCATCGCCGACGACGAAGCCATGATGAGGGCCGGCGTGCGCTCGATCCTCGAGTCCGACCCCGAGATCGAGGTGGTGTTCGAGGCCGCGAACGGCCGCGAAGCGATCGACGGCACCCAGCGTCACCGGCCGGATGTGGCCGTACTCGATATCCGGATGCCGGTGCTCGACGGCCTGAGCGCGGCCACCGAGATCGTGGCCACGGTGCCGGGCACCCGGATCGTGATGCTGACGACCTTCGGCGAGGACGACTACATCGAGCGAGCACTCGGCGGGGGCGCACTGGGGTTCTTGCTGAAGGCCGCCGATCCGCGCGAACTGATCGCGGGCGTTCGCGCGGTCTCAGAGGGCGGCGCGTACCTCTCTCCGGACATCGCGCGCCGGGTCATCGCGCCGTACCGCGAGGGAGACCGCGCGCGCACCGTCGAGGCCCGGGACGCGGCGGCAGCCCTGACCGACCGTGAACGGGAGGTGCTCGCGCTGCTCGGCGCCGGAGCCTCGAACGCCGAGATCGGCATGCGGCTGCACCTCGTCGAGGGCACCGTCAAGGGCTACGTCAGCGCCATCCTCGCGAAGCTCGGCGTGCGGAACCGCGTCGAAGCCGCCGTGCTGGCATACCGGGCGGGCATCGTCGCGGCCGAATGA
- a CDS encoding histidine kinase gives MLPAGRSLRGSWPTPVGVVLLVLATSIALPLARWGDSVLVLALIPAAIAGYLAGRHMAGLVPAVVTFSVVLTVSLPVSYVMPGTAPLGDWMASVLIALLIVVAPWWFGRYRMLREEQRESDAAILAERAQADERARIADDLHDTIGHELALIAVQAGALELGRELSTEQREQFRALREAAVRASDRLRDVVRVTRPGDGPSRLDPVGGEGIDALVAGAKDAGMSVQAEIDHALLAAADPLIAELAVRTVREGLTNAARHAPGAAVGIHVGRSDADGLAASIRSAASTETGAQGSGHGIPSLRRRAELLGGSIDADPTPGGGFELRLRAPLRAETVAHGSLDAAEPALRTNARAARRRVWQATIVPAVILGLALVGFAVVQAITFAQTAVTSEVYESIELGATRAALAPLLPAGTPGPVPIVAEPPSPDGSECEYFAARDGWLHFTDATYRLCFDQGVLVEKTLLEAQ, from the coding sequence ATGCTCCCTGCCGGTCGTTCCCTGCGAGGGTCGTGGCCGACGCCGGTCGGGGTCGTGCTCCTCGTCCTCGCGACGTCGATCGCTCTGCCGCTGGCGCGGTGGGGTGATTCAGTGCTGGTACTCGCGCTGATCCCGGCAGCGATCGCCGGCTACCTGGCCGGACGCCACATGGCCGGGCTCGTGCCGGCCGTGGTCACCTTCTCCGTCGTGCTGACGGTTTCACTCCCGGTCTCTTACGTGATGCCGGGCACCGCGCCCCTCGGCGACTGGATGGCGAGCGTGCTCATCGCCCTGCTCATCGTCGTTGCTCCGTGGTGGTTCGGCAGGTACCGGATGCTGCGGGAGGAGCAGCGGGAATCGGATGCCGCGATCCTGGCAGAACGCGCACAGGCCGACGAACGCGCGCGCATCGCGGACGACCTCCACGACACGATCGGCCACGAGCTGGCATTGATCGCGGTGCAAGCCGGCGCTCTGGAGCTCGGGCGTGAGCTCAGCACCGAGCAGCGTGAGCAGTTCCGCGCGCTGCGCGAGGCCGCCGTCCGAGCGAGCGACCGTCTGCGCGACGTGGTGCGCGTGACGCGGCCCGGGGACGGTCCGAGTCGACTCGACCCCGTCGGCGGCGAGGGCATCGATGCGCTCGTGGCCGGGGCGAAGGATGCGGGCATGAGCGTCCAAGCGGAGATCGACCATGCGCTCCTGGCAGCCGCGGACCCGTTGATCGCGGAACTGGCGGTGCGGACCGTCCGCGAGGGCCTCACGAACGCGGCCAGGCACGCGCCCGGCGCCGCTGTCGGGATCCATGTCGGGCGGTCCGACGCCGACGGTCTCGCGGCGTCGATCCGGTCCGCGGCATCCACCGAGACCGGTGCGCAGGGCAGCGGTCACGGCATCCCGAGCCTCCGTCGTCGCGCCGAGCTCCTCGGCGGGTCGATCGACGCGGACCCGACACCCGGCGGCGGCTTCGAACTGCGACTGCGGGCGCCGTTGCGCGCCGAGACGGTCGCGCATGGATCATTGGATGCCGCGGAACCGGCTCTGCGCACCAACGCACGTGCTGCCCGCCGCCGGGTGTGGCAGGCGACGATCGTCCCGGCGGTGATCCTGGGGCTCGCCCTGGTCGGCTTCGCGGTCGTGCAGGCGATCACGTTCGCGCAGACCGCGGTCACGTCCGAGGTGTACGAGAGCATCGAGCTGGGCGCGACCCGGGCGGCGCTCGCACCGCTTCTGCCCGCGGGCACCCCCGGTCCGGTGCCGATCGTCGCCGAGCCGCCGTCGCCCGACGGATCGGAGTGCGAGTACTTCGCCGCCCGCGACGGTTGGCTGCACTTCACCGATGCGACGTATCGCCTGTGCTTCGATCAAGGAGTGCTCGTCGAGAAGACCCTGTTGGAGGCCCAGTGA
- a CDS encoding response regulator transcription factor, giving the protein MAESPIRVLIADDQHLIRGGLRAIIDTEPDMRVVGEASDGASAAREAVATRADVVLMDVQMPGTDGIEGARRVIDARPEARVLMLTMFDLDEYVLGALRAGASGFLLKTTPPADLTAAIRACLSGAMLFAPSVTRRLVESYVSQPPPVDGVPDRLAGLTPRELDVFEAIARGLSNSEIGAQLFMGEATVKTHITRILAKLGLRDRVQAVVLAYDCGLMRPTVVHRDDSPPGR; this is encoded by the coding sequence ATGGCAGAATCTCCGATCCGCGTGCTGATCGCGGACGATCAGCACCTCATCCGTGGCGGATTGCGGGCCATCATCGACACGGAACCCGACATGCGGGTCGTCGGCGAGGCCTCCGACGGCGCGTCGGCCGCGCGCGAGGCGGTTGCCACTCGTGCCGACGTAGTCCTGATGGACGTGCAGATGCCGGGCACCGACGGCATCGAGGGGGCCCGGCGGGTCATCGACGCCCGGCCCGAGGCGCGCGTCCTGATGCTCACGATGTTCGATCTCGACGAATACGTCCTCGGCGCGCTGCGCGCCGGGGCCAGCGGGTTCCTCCTGAAGACGACGCCGCCGGCCGATCTCACCGCCGCCATCCGGGCGTGCCTGAGCGGAGCGATGCTCTTCGCCCCGTCGGTCACACGGCGGCTCGTCGAGTCGTACGTGAGTCAGCCACCGCCCGTCGATGGCGTGCCCGACCGACTCGCCGGCCTGACGCCGCGGGAGCTCGATGTGTTCGAGGCGATCGCGCGGGGTCTGTCCAACAGCGAGATCGGCGCTCAGCTCTTCATGGGTGAGGCGACCGTCAAGACCCACATCACGCGCATCCTGGCGAAACTCGGCTTGCGCGACCGGGTGCAGGCGGTGGTGCTCGCGTACGACTGCGGTCTCATGCGGCCGACGGTCGTCCACAGGGACGACTCGCCCCCCGGTCGTTGA